A genomic stretch from Pieris brassicae chromosome 9, ilPieBrab1.1, whole genome shotgun sequence includes:
- the LOC123714283 gene encoding uncharacterized protein LOC123714283, with protein sequence MLLKIQLIFLFTTQSWGKDHPIIVKLDPVEIIKTLASESSLKYLRKLADVFAKKAAEKFVSEIKNKKYELLHNNHEFLNEPRTTKDKHQKAVLDEEKALELLEKPSPDGDNLDFEQLDSTKEDEESTNAKSIPVFSLMKVNGKYVRRFLGLL encoded by the exons atgttattaaaaattcaattgatTTTCCTATTCACGACGCAGTCTTGGGGGAAAGATCACCCGATAATAGTGAAACTTGATCCTGTCgagataataaaaactttagcGTCTGAATCTTCGTTGAAATATCTACGAAAATTGGCTGATGTATTTGCTAAGAAAGCCGCTGAGAAATTTGTCagcgaaataaaaaataaaaaatatgagcTGCTTCACAATAATCATGAGTTTTTGAACGA GCCACGCACTACTAAAGACAAACATCAAAAGGCTGTATTGGATGAGGAAAAGGCTCTTGAACTTCTAGAAAAGCCATCCCCAGATGGAGACAATTTGGACTTTGAACAATTGGACTCGACCAAAGAAGACGAGGAGTCCACAAATGCGAAATCAATACCAGTTTTCAGTCTCATGAAAGTAAATGGAAAATATGTTAGACGATTCTTAGGGTTGTTATGA